The sequence GCTATGGATGCCCCCCCAGCACCTACACCCTCCTTGACCACCCCAAACTCGTAGGCTTGCAGGCCTCGATGCTTAGATTTTGAGAAGCATAATCTCGAAGCAAGTATCGGAACCTCGCATATCTGCTCGACGAGACCCACAAGGTCTGAACTCTTATCTTTGATAAGCCACTCCGTAGTCCCTATAGCTAGGTTGCTTGTGTCGGAGGGGTCTATGTAATCTACGATGGCGAGGATCGCCGCCATCTGTGTCCCTCCAGCCATAAGAATCTTCACATGGCCAGCTGCACCCGCAATTATACCTGCAAAACCGGCTTGAACAGGGTCTCCAACCATCTCGATGGCTTCTATTGGGCTTCTCTCCAGGTCTCCCTTCCTTAATCCAGCCGAGTTTAGCGCCTCCTCCGCAACTGAGAGTTTGAGGTCGTGTGGATTGTCAGGCATGCTGCTGCTAACCTTACCTTCAGCGTCGATACCCATGGCCATCATGACTGAGAGGGCTGTTGTAGTGCCTCCTGGAATACTCTCTCCCAATACCAGAAATTCAGATGTTCTGGCGAGGTTTAGGCCCAGCGTTTTTGAATTCTCGAATATTGTTGTTGCCTCTTTTACAGCGTGGCCGCATCTTATATCATTCCCTGGGGAACCTCCCAAATCGATGAATGGAACTTTTGGCTTTACCTTGGAACCTGCATCGGCTATTAATACAGGCAGACCTGCAAGGTCTACTGCAGCCTTTGTGATTAGAGCTGGTGTAGGTACCCCTTCAGGGGTTACAGGTATACTACCGATACATTTGCACCCTCCANNNNNNNNNNATGAACTCGACATCTGCCGGGGGCGTATAGTCCGTAAACTGCGGATTCTTCCCAGCCGCCGATATACCCGGGATCTTCGCTGTCTCCGTTGTTCCTATTGTACATACGAATATCGGTCTACTCCCCTCAACACTTCTTAGGAATCTATCGGCCTTCGACTCACTGAAGACCCTCAATATGTCTTTATATTCATTCACCCTTAGATTTCACCTCTCATCAGAAAGGATATTAGAATTAACTTCATGAATGCGCCAGTGATGAAGATGATTGTTGTGACCTTCATCACCTTGATTGCTGACCCAATATCAGTTCGGTTTGGCAAGCCGAACTCTTCAGCCAACTTGTAAGACCCAATCTTCCAAAGTTGAACCTTGAGAGATCCCGCCATCGCAGACATCGGCCAGCCAGCGTTGAGACTCTCTGTCTTCCCATGTTCGGAGAGCAAGGTCTTGAAACAGTTTCTCCAGTCGAATCCCAGTATTGCCGAGGTGAGGACCATGATTAACCCTGTGAGTCTTGCCGGCAAATAGTTTGCGACAGTATCTATCTTCGCTGGAAACCATCCAAGTTCAATATGTTCCTCGTCCTTGTAGCCGACTATCGAGTCTAATGTGTTTATGACTCTGAATGTGACAGCCCCTGGTACACCTAACAGCATATAATAGAAGATTGGGGAGATTATGCCGTCGACTGTACTCTCGGCTATAGACTCTATTGTTGCGGATGAGCAGAGCCTCTCATCCAATTGCTCCGTGTTTCGTCTCACTATCTTGCTCAAGGCCCTTCTGGCTGCTTGAATCTCACCAGCTTCCAATGCCTCCATTATAGGGTTGACGTGCAACTCCATAGATTTGACTGCAAATGTTGTCTTAAGTATGAAACCTCCAACAATCAGATATCCAGCTTGACCCAACACACTCCTCAAGGTTTCGAGGATTGTGAAGGAAAGATATGCCGCTAATATAAGGGTGGTTGAAGTTAATAGAAATCCAATAATCTTCTTACAAGTCTCGACCTTTCTGAGTAGCCTATCAAACCTCTCAATGATTCCTCCTACTATAACTGTTGGATGGATGGTCTCGGGGGGTTCTCCAAAAAGTAGATCGAAGATTAAGGCTATGGTCAGCATGAGTATTTGGGATATTGGGTCTATGTGAAATATTGTCGTGGCCATTCGGATCAGACATATCCTAGGAGATTCTCAAAGAAGCGTATGAGTCGAGTATTCTCCTCCCTTTTTCTCACAGCGACTCTTATGTGGTATTCATCCAAGCCTCTGAATGAGCTGCAATCCCTTATCATTAACCCGAATTCCAATGCTCGATTGGATACTTCTCGACCTGTTAGGCATGAAGGTCTCATGTCGATAAGAATGAAGTTCGCTTCGGAGTCGTAAACCCTCAACTTAGGAATAGACCTTAGGCGACTGATCATCCATATTTTCTCATTCAAGATGGTTTTCCTTGCCCTGTCTAAAAACTCATCATCATCAATAGCAGCCTCTGCCGCTGCTTGGGCGAGGCAATTGACATTCCAAGGAACCTTCAACTTATGCATGACCTCAATGATCTCTTCAGAGGCTATGCCATACCCAATCCTCAGCCCGGCGAGACCATGAGATTTGGTTAAACTTCTCAGGACGAATAGATTCCAGTATTTACTTACATTACATGACAATGTGTTTCTCTCAGGATCCTCAGTGAAGTCTATGAATCCTTCATCTACAAATACTAGACTCTCCCTTCTGGATGCGTAGTCGACTATATCTGTTATACTTTTTCTGTCTAATAGGGTGCCTGTTGGATTGTTTGGGTTGCATAGGAAGATTATGCTATTTTCACTTATGGTGCCGATGATCTTGTCAACGTCAAATGTTAGGTCTCCCCTCGGCTCAATCTCTCTCACAATCCCTCCAACTTTGCATGTTGCGTAGTAATATTCACTGAATGTCGGTATCGGAATCAGGGTCAACGTGTTGCTTTCAACGAACGCTTGAGTGAAGAGGTGTATGAGCTCACATGAACCGTTCCCAACTATAACATTCTTGTATGTGAGGCCCACATATCTTTCAGCGATCTTTGTTCTGAGATTCTTTGAGTCTCTCTGAGGGTAGAATCCAATCTTCCACAAGTTCTCCCTTACTGCTTCGTAAACTCTCTCTGGAGGGCCGATAGGGTTTATGTTAGAGCTGAAATCTATTACCTCTCCTTTCCTAACGGTGTTTTCATCAGCGATGTCCCATATGTTTCCTCCGTGCACTGTCTGCTCAAGGTCTTGGAGCCTCTCTTTAGTATCTTTAATGAGCCTGGTCAAATTGTCGTCGCCTACTTCACGATCTCAGTTACGGTTGACATGACTTTCTTCATATGGATCTTCCCTAAACCTCCGCCTGCCACACTCCGCTCGTCATATTTTCTCACCCCGTCTGGTACAATATGCATGCCAGCCATTACTATGGGTGTGGGGTGGGTTGTATGTCTCCGCAGAGCTGTTGACGTCGTATGGTCTGCTAGGAGGATTATCAAGTTATCCTCGAGGTTCAGCTCAGTAAGAATTCTGCCAAGCATAGTGTCGAGCTTGGATATGATCTTCACTTTCGACGCTGGATCTCCATCGTGACTCGCCTCATCTGGACCACCCACATGCAACATCACGTAATCGTTGCCTCTGCACATCTTGAGCGCAGCCTCAGCCTTCGCATCTGTGTCGGTGTCAGCATAGCCTGTTGCTCCAGCGACTTTAGGGACAGTCATATCGAGCATAATTCCTATCCCCTTGGCGAGGGGGGACCCAGCTATACACGCCGCCTTTAGGCCGTACCTGGACCTGAAAGGTTCAGGTCTGAGTCTCCTCCCAACCCCCCACGGGATAAGAATGTTTGCTGGGCAGTTGAATCCAGAACTTTCTATCAGTCTCATTAGAATGTTGTGGCTCTCCTTTATTACTGAGTTTATTATCATACTCGTCCTATTGGCATCCACAGTGTCCTCCAGAGATTGGACCCTCGCCGAGGCCTCACCTATGGATGGTGGAGGTGCAAATATTTTTGGGGAGAGGTTATCGCCTTTAAGAGTCATGACAGCCTTGAACCTTCGGTTCCTTCTGATGATCGCCTCCACACCTAAAGTCTCTGAGCAGTATGTGCTGAGATCCTTAAAGAATTCTCTGAGGTCTACCCCATCAACGTCAGCCCTGTCCCTCAAAACTTTCAAGTTACTGTCGGCAAGGGCGAAATTGCATCTGAAGGCTAGAGATTTATCATCCAAGTCTACTCCAGAGCCTAAAGCTTCTAGAGGACCCCTCGACAAGGTTTCTGACAACTCAGGATATCCAAGGATACAGGTTATCGCAGCTTCACTGTCTGGGGCATTGCCTGCGTCGTGTTGTATGAGTCCACATCTACCTTTTAAGGTGAGGTTTGCAATATTTTCGGTTTCTGCGAATTGTAGTGGTGTCTTACCTCCGAGCTCTTTCAATGGTAGGTCTGCCATTCCATCCCCTATAATCATGATCACAGGCATGGTCGAGTCGTAGACCTTTATATTTCAGGGTTATTTAAAAGATGGATGGATATTCCATCCAGACAAATGTAAGAGGCTGAACAGATTTGTCTCGAACCTTGAGAAGACATGTTGAGATGCTGACGTCCAGCCGAAACATAATTCCACCAATACTTCTGGCACTATTCATAATAGTTATCTTGACTTCGCTATCTTTCGGATACTCCAAGGTGCCGTTGAATGTTGTTCTTAAGGCTCTGCTGAAGTCTATGCCGCTCATAGGCGACTCTATAGATTTGACTGGGCTTGACAGTAGAGACCTGATAATTATCACCGATATCAGGTTGCCTAGGGTGTTGGCTGGTGCTCTTGTAGGTTCTGGATTAGCCATCTCAGGAGCCATTTTTCAAGGAGTATTTAGGAATCCTATGGCTGACCCATATGTCATCGGAGTTTCTTCAGGGGCAGCATTGGGCGCATCTTTGGCCATAATATTCGGAGTGGGATATTCTGTGTTTGGTGTAAACTCAACATCCATAATGGCTTTCATAGCTGCGACCGCAACGGTTATGGCGGTTTATAATCTGGGCAAGGTTGGCAGACATGCTCCTGTTGTAACCTTACTCCTCTCCGGTGTGGCTGTCAGCATATTCCTCTCCT comes from Candidatus Bathyarchaeota archaeon and encodes:
- the hisC gene encoding histidinol-phosphate transaminase; the protein is MTRLIKDTKERLQDLEQTVHGGNIWDIADENTVRKGEVIDFSSNINPIGPPERVYEAVRENLWKIGFYPQRDSKNLRTKIAERYVGLTYKNVIVGNGSCELIHLFTQAFVESNTLTLIPIPTFSEYYYATCKVGGIVREIEPRGDLTFDVDKIIGTISENSIIFLCNPNNPTGTLLDRKSITDIVDYASRRESLVFVDEGFIDFTEDPERNTLSCNVSKYWNLFVLRSLTKSHGLAGLRIGYGIASEEIIEVMHKLKVPWNVNCLAQAAAEAAIDDDEFLDRARKTILNEKIWMISRLRSIPKLRVYDSEANFILIDMRPSCLTGREVSNRALEFGLMIRDCSSFRGLDEYHIRVAVRKREENTRLIRFFENLLGYV
- a CDS encoding cobalamin biosynthesis protein; amino-acid sequence: MATTIFHIDPISQILMLTIALIFDLLFGEPPETIHPTVIVGGIIERFDRLLRKVETCKKIIGFLLTSTTLILAAYLSFTILETLRSVLGQAGYLIVGGFILKTTFAVKSMELHVNPIMEALEAGEIQAARRALSKIVRRNTEQLDERLCSSATIESIAESTVDGIISPIFYYMLLGVPGAVTFRVINTLDSIVGYKDEEHIELGWFPAKIDTVANYLPARLTGLIMVLTSAILGFDWRNCFKTLLSEHGKTESLNAGWPMSAMAGSLKVQLWKIGSYKLAEEFGLPNRTDIGSAIKVMKVTTIIFITGAFMKLILISFLMRGEI
- a CDS encoding iron chelate uptake ABC transporter family permease subunit, whose amino-acid sequence is MLTSSRNIIPPILLALFIIVILTSLSFGYSKVPLNVVLKALLKSMPLIGDSIDLTGLDSRDLIIITDIRLPRVLAGALVGSGLAISGAIFQGVFRNPMADPYVIGVSSGAALGASLAIIFGVGYSVFGVNSTSIMAFIAATATVMAVYNLGKVGRHAPVVTLLLSGVAVSIFLSSIVSLIQVFSGWEMHRLVYWMMGGFSYIEWKDVLGVLPLMLLGAFITYFYSRDLNVMTLGDEEAQHLGVNVETSRRVLLGLGSLMTAAAVSIGGLIGFVGLVIPHLSRILVGPDHRTLLPSSFLSGGMFLVCCDTLARTASTSYELPVGIITAMSGGPFFIYMLRKSRGKYSM